In Tissierellales bacterium, the following are encoded in one genomic region:
- a CDS encoding Rpn family recombination-promoting nuclease/putative transposase has product MTIVRKENKDELPIIVPMVIYHGKEKWNLKTDLRDMIPGFGGLPKYFKKEHQYLNMIFLT; this is encoded by the coding sequence ATGACTATAGTACGAAAAGAGAACAAAGATGAACTACCAATTATTGTACCAATGGTAATTTATCACGGTAAAGAGAAATGGAATCTGAAAACAGATTTAAGAGATATGATACCAGGATTTGGTGGATTACCAAAATACTTTAAGAAAGAGCACCAGTATTTAAATATGATTTTTTTAACATAG